The DNA window CAGAATTAATTTTCTGACACCAGGAGGTTTGTGGTGAAGCACCCTCTTTGTGAGTATTCACCCAGGGACATCCAGGGATCTTCGGCAAACACTCACCAACTGGCCAAAGACAAAATATCTTTCAATAGCAACCAGTGGTTGCAAGGAGTGTGTAACTTAAGCCTTCATTAACAGGCTAAGTAGATTCTTTGGGGtaggttttttatttaaagtgttATGAGGTATTAACCTTTAAATAACTCTCGGATTCTAGTGATGTAAATCTCATCAATTGGTTAGCACCTTAAACTATGAAGTTTAAGGGAATTTCTGTGCTAATATATTGAAATGATCCACGATGATACCTTCACTTCATACTTTTAGATGGCTGTGAGGTGGATACCTCCACTGGGGTCCTGACGATCTCAAACCTGGCTCTAAACGACAGCGGCAGCTACACGGCGGAGATTAATGATGAAGTCATGAGCACAACGGAAATCATTGTTATCAGTAAGTGGGAGGTGGAATTCATACTCTAGCTAGCACGGACTAGTTCACCTGATTTTAAATCCTTGTTGGTTTGCTCCCTTTTCTACCAGCCACTGTCCCTAATCCCACTGTGTCCACATGGTGCCACCCTGAGATGACCTACTGTACTCTCACTTGTGAACCCAACGTGACAGACGACGCCAAACCGATCACCTATTACTGGATGATAGGTGAAATGGTGAAACAGTCTCCAACCAATCAGTTCAACATCACACAGGTATAAACAGGATCTGGTTATTGAATCACATGACAAGTCTGAtggttatttttgtcattttatccAAACCGAGCCGGAAGCAGAAAGTCCAGCTTAAAAGAGAAATTTGATAACCTGTTATTTCTGATCAGTCTTTTACATTTCGTTACACCAGCTAAGGCAAAAGAAAGCCTGTCTGTGTTGAACTTTCTTTGTGGTAAACCTAACTGATCAACTGTTTTTATCCACTGTGTGTGTCCAACCTGATGAACTCCTCATGAATTTTGTATTTCCTGAAGAATAAACCACATTAAATTTGCATTTTCAGTTAATATTTGCCTGTTTTtggagtctgcatttgggtcttaCACTGATCTTGGCACGTccaaatccacacacacacccacaacaaaaaacaaaaaacaattaggGTTCATGTTTCAAATAAAGGATCAGAAACAGAATAAATTCAGACTATCAAATGAGTATCTTTAGCTTCATGGAAATTAAGTCAGTAAGTTGGAGGGAAACCTGGGAAAAGTCTGGCAGATTTGAGCGCcacagtaaaacaaacaaacaaacaaaacaaaacaaacaaacaaattcagTGACTGGGAAATGGTAAAATTCAATATGTggtaaaaaaaaggaaggagaTTTGTTATCTATTTAAAatgctgtgtgtatttatgagcttctttttttctcttcatttgCAGGCAAACAGAGAGCGTTTGATAAGCTGTCAGCTGGAAAACCCAGTCAGCCACGAATACAgtgaaaaaatcctgaatccACTCTTAATCAGTGAGTTATCAGCTCAACAAATTATGATGATTAAATATTACATagtatatatgtaaaaaaaaaaaaaaaacagacactgtAGGAGTGCATCTTTTAATCACTGCTATATTTTACACGTATTTAAAGACCGGAAAGCATTGTTCTTGTAAAattaatttattcttttttctaaaaaatTTTCTTAGGGACTCGGGCTTTACTGAGCTTACCATTTGTAGGGATTGTGGTGTTCCTGTTTGGCCTTATTTGTTGTAAATGCTGGTAAGAATCCACAAAAGATTACTGTGTACATGTTTATCagcattatttttattgtactgTATTGCTGTCacatattcattttatttagatATAATCTGATggacttttttcattttattttattttagttcttCTTTGTGATTCAGTTTTGCTCTGTAACGTACCCCTGCTCTAACTGgttgtctttttcttcttgtccACCTAAAAAGTTGTTGTACCCACAGGACCCGTAGACACCGCTCCTCTACCACCAACAACACTGTGAGCTAGAGCAGTGCTGGATCAAAGTGTGACGATGAGGATGAAGAAGAGTTGGTGTTGCCACCGGAGAAAAGTCTTAAATTTACAGATTAAAGTAACAAATTTGTACATTGGgaaagattattattattattatttttttttttgtctgtctgtcccatttggttctttagccgtcagggAAAgattattaagggaaaaaataactgtatatatattactatgttttttttatgtcagatTATGAATGTCCATAATGTGTTGTACAGATAAAGTTCCATAAGCATCATATTTGTAAAATCAtgagaaaaatacaataaaactttTCATTATAATTAACATGACTTTGTACATTCATTTAGCTTTGTTAACATAGTAACATCttgcttcttgttttttaatgttgtgttgcAGTCAGGACTCAGCAACTTTGGCGAATGCCAAACTTGAGAGGTTCATTCTTCATGTGTGAGgacaaacaaacagcatttAAATACTTTATAAACTTTATAATCAGCTTAAATAGCCCTCTAAACCTGTTTGATATAATGTGTGATATATCACTGATGTATTAAAGTAGAGTTGGTATAAAATGTGGCTAATAGCAAATCTATTTCATGTTATCACATCACATTTTGCAAAGTATTTGCCCTCAAGTATAGTTTATAGATTTAGGCCTATAAACATttgcattatttaaaaatgttgtttagaAGTACTTCCTGTATTTATTCTGGTCACACCTCTGGACACGCtctttagacttttttttttaacacggCGTTTTAGTTTCACTTTCGCTTTGTCAGTCTGTCTCCGTGGcgcagtttagtttttttcttttatttctctgaTATATTCGCAATTTAAATATTCTCTAGTTGTGTCTAATATTTTTAGCCGGCTCTCTCGTTCTTCGCCTCGTTTATGCCGTGATTTAAGAAGATGTCACGGTCCGTGGGGTTAATAATTCTTCTCTTAAGCGTGGAGTTGGTCCTTCCAGGTAAGATGGACACGAGTGAGTTTTCAGTGGCGTGAACAATGGCGCATAGCTTCATAGTAACcgtgtgtgttttattctgaGTGTTATTTAAATTTCGCCACCGTGTTAATGGTAATGTAAAGGAGTGGTGTGGGTGTTCATGGTGAAGCACATACTAAACATGAACCAGGAAACGAATAAACGAATTTTTATTAGTAGTTTATTAATAGTGTAAGCTGAGGTATACTTTAACTGGTGGAAGAtgacataacataacatatgaGTTCGAGTCAAAAATACATTGATATGACAAAAGATTAACTCCTAGGTGCTGTTAACACCTAATAATAGGTATGAAATGGAGGTTTAGCTTCGAGACAACGCCCAGTGAAACGACTCCGAAGCAGGTGAAACAACAGGCACAGGGATAGTTATATTCATCATATTTAATTCTGAGGTGTCTGTAAAGCAGCTCATAAGACACATCTGTTTCAACTGTCAGTCCAGCACCGATTAATCTGCAGCACCGGATCAAGTTAGAATAAAAAACCAGCAGCGGCCATTCGTTCATTCGTTCCCAAATTCCAAAAGTAACGATCCCCTCATTTGTAGGCCCAGCTCACTCTCACAGAAAGTCCAATAAAAGTATTTGAATGTGTTCATGTGACTTTTAGGGAATATTAACAGTGATTTTCTGatgttatatatattttatataatctCGTGCCGTGTAttctgtacagtacagaatgcgttcagcttgtcaaatttacataaatcttcgataacagtgtgactctgaagtgctgtactgtatgtttgtaagttttctccccaacaaacacaacaatgtcgacgaaacgGTTTGCACGGTCAAAAgctatggaacgccaggactgccataatgaattacttaaatacaccattaaataattaattaaatgtgtcaataattaattaattacatgtgtcataactatttatttaattaattaattccaattttaattaattattgccacatttaattaattatttaatggtgtatttaagtaattcattatggcagtcctggcgttccataaaAAGCAACCATGCCTtttgtttcattctataatactggacttacttttctatgaaggtttgaactttgagagtggcTACTTcacggatttcacctatcgcgggttatttttagcaCGTAACTACCGAAGAGGGATCACTGTAATTCAATTCTATATGTTGTATTCCAGTGTTGCCTGTTATGCTCCTGTTATACTGGGGTATTCAGGTGTTTAGAGCTGAAACATCATGTGTCCATGTTCATTAAAACATGGACAGTTCTGTTTTATGTATATTTGGGGAAGTTTAGATTAATTCATTtgtatatttaaaacattttttttaacagtagctaataaaataacaaagtaACAGTAGTGTTGTATCCCTAAGATCCTTGGGGAGCAGAAGACCATCAATAATAATCAAAAGTACCTTACTGTGataaatatatatctatatctatatatatatatatatatatatatatatatatatatatatatatatatatatatatatatgtatatatatatatatgcatgtttTGCTGAGATtcttaaaagcaaaataaaaataaaaataaaaaaagcaaaaacagcatgaaaacaACTGAGTTTGAATAAAATAGGCCAGTACTAAAAACTGtccataacaataaaaaaagacaaacatgagAAATCAAGCtgatcttgtttttatttcgtAGCCGACACAGGCAAATATAAGGAACTTGGGGGTCAAGCTGTCCTATCACCAGGCTCCGTGCCTGGTACCATCACCAGCATCACGTGGAAACATGGTGCGGACATCGCTGTGGAGTGGTATGGAGGCGAAACAGTTGCGTACCGGGAGTTCAAAGGTACACTCACTCAAGATTTACTAGGAGACAGATGTTAGATAGAGTGAAAGACTCACTGACAGTTATCGTAAGTGcattaaaaaactgtttttggtGGCACAATCAGATCatcaattactttttcacacatggCCAGGCAGGTTAGGATAGTGAAACTTAGAAATGAGGAAGGGAAatgctttttcacagcactgtacacTGATGCTTTCATGCTGCCACCTTTAGAAAAAACAGTTTTCTAAAATGTCACCCTCATTCAGGTTTTTTAGTAAATTGGAAGAGAtctatttaaacattttttttaaaaaaaagtagcaaAAACCAAAAGGAAAATTTAAGACGTTGTTAATTCAGTTTTTAGGAGTCATCACTCAGTTTTCATATTGAGATTAACGACATGAGGTATTCTTATCATTGTGTTATTAATGTGTTTAATGAATGTGTTAAACGATTACAGTAAATGGCAAGGTTttcatttgaatatttttttaatatttttaagttttaaaatcTTTACATGCCCCCTACACTGTGTAGATGAATCTTGTATAGCTTTAAATTCCTTTGTCTTTAAAGTATACTCATCAATTCTAATAAAAATTCTATGACTTTGTAACTGTTATGTTTTTAGATCGGTGTAAGCTGGATTTCTCCTCTGGAGCGCTGACCATCTCAAACCTGATTCTAAAGAGCAGCGGCCTCTACACAGCAGAGATCAACAACAAAGTCATGAGTCCAACTGAAATCACAGTTATCTGTAAGTGGAGTAATTCAGACTGAAGTTTGCTTTAActcatttgtttttcacatgATGTTAAATAAAGAGCATGTTTGTTTGCTCCTTTTTTCTATCAGCTGCTGTCCCAAAACCCACAGTCTCTAAATCTTGCAACTCTGAAGAAACCCAGTGTACTCTCACCTGTAAAGCCAACATCACAGACGCCGGACCAGTCGAGTATTCCTGGATGGTGGATGACAAGAAGATAGTTGGGTCAAGCGATAATCTCGAAATAGGAAAGGTACAAACATGATCTGCTTGTTCACATAAGTGatttgcttatttattttattttattttattttatttttttctctggaCAGTTTCTAACCTAAAACACAGTATAACAGTCAGGCAGTCAGAAACAGATGGACATGTGAGTGGATCTGCCCCAAATCAattttttattatgttaaaaaaaatgtttgcaacATTTTAgaaccttttcctttttttaatgctcttataataataataacagagaAGTTGATTATTTCTGCCATTATTGGATAAAAATGCTTAAAGACTAAAAAACTCTGCTTTAATATTCCCAGTGTAAGCatttatattttgatattaaatatatcaaatatttaaaaattaaatagattAGATTTAATAGAAATATGAAATCTGCTAcagattagtagatgacctgctctacctcctgaactACCATCAGCCCTAATAAATGTAACGTTTTaccataaaagtaaaacatatTACAAATGTCTCAAGATGTTTAGTAGGGTTTTGGAAGGATGAGACATTTTTAATAAGGAATGAATGTATCATGTATCATTCAGAAAAATGAGCTGCAACGAACGGATCCAGACTTGATGAGCTGGGAAATGACCggaactgaactgaatatgGGACTCATCCAGTCTGAATCCGCGAACATTGATACATTTGGGATCCACCCTGAGGTGGAAGTGGATTCAGACACAGTTTGCTGATCTGTTATAGAGCCCATGGTATCCTCGGGCAGATGTGGTTTTGTGTCGACacactgagaatgagttaggcGATATGCTGACACCGTGCATTTCAAGATGTTGTTTGATATTTACTGACAGAACCTCAATCCTTGAACACATTCGAACATGAAATATAGTCAGATTACAATCATTCTACTTGCAGGCTACATTTAAACCATTATTTTAAATCCCAGTTAAAGGATGGAGACAGCAATTACGTCACAGATTTATTATCAGCTCAGAATAAAACCTCTAGTTTCTATCTTGACTCTGTGGACAGTGGTGTTGTTGTACTATCAATTTCCTTGCACTGCAGACATTTACTGTGTCTTACACACTTGTTTTATTATAAGTGgtcacactgacagaaaaatgtgtgtTACACTTGAATCTTGGATATGATGTGAATAACTGAGTAAAGACCGGGCTGAAATGACGTTAAGACTCTGAACTAActgtattttagttttttcaaaaacatgaaCTTTTACAAATTAATTATCTCTTCTGTGCGCTGTGATAGCAAATTTATGAATGAGAAAATGAATTGTCGTGCCAGTTAGCTGTTTCGGGTGCAGCAGGAGAGGAGGTGTCAAAGAGAAACTCGGAGCAggtttgtgtctgtgtaggttTTCAGTCATTCAGGCCATGGTAACCTCAGGAGCTTCAAAAGAGaatgactggacttctttaagtttcctgaaGACATTTCAGGGTTTAaacatctgggactctccaccatttgattttagaactgaagaagcttctcggatgagaggtgaaatgtcttcaagaaacttaaagaagtcc is part of the Pelmatolapia mariae isolate MD_Pm_ZW linkage group LG23, Pm_UMD_F_2, whole genome shotgun sequence genome and encodes:
- the LOC134621194 gene encoding uncharacterized protein LOC134621194 codes for the protein MAETPKREVKSTVKLKKESYPAFLAHETLEVANRQPPEKEGVYKKVGDKVVLTPGSAPASITRIKWTHDQDIALEWTRQQRFTSWHFRDGCEVDTSTGVLTISNLALNDSGSYTAEINDEVMSTTEIIVITTVPNPTVSTWCHPEMTYCTLTCEPNVTDDAKPITYYWMIGEMVKQSPTNQFNITQANRERLISCQLENPVSHEYSEKILNPLLIRTRALLSLPFVGIVVFLFGLICCKCCCCTHRTRRHRSSTTNNTVS